Within the Arthrobacter sp. V1I7 genome, the region AGCCTCGGCCAGCTGCAACGCATCCTGGTAGAGCCGCCGCGCCTTGCCGGGCAGGCCTGCCACGAGCCACATGTCACCGAGCACGACGGTGCTGCTGAGCGCGTCAATATGGTTGCCGGAGGCGCGCAGGCTGGCCACGGCCTGCGTGAACGTATGCAGCGCAGACGACAGCTCCCCGTTCGCCCACGCGGCGAGCCCTAGAAAACCCTCAGCAGCGCCGCGTGCAAGATGGTCACCGGGGCCGGCCAGGGCAAGGGCGTGCTGGGCGTGCTCGGACGTGTCTGCCGCATCCCCCCGTGCCTGCGCAAGGGAGGCACGGTAGACGGCGATGGTCGCCGGCAGCGTCCGGAGCTCCTCAGTGACGGCCCAAGGCGGAGCTGCCCCGGACGGGATCGCAGCCATTGCACGTTCCGCATCCGCAAATCGCGGCTCCACCCCGTGGAGGTCCCCGGAGACCATGAGCATGAATCCGTAAAAGACGCTAAGCACTGGGCTGGACCGGACGGCGTCGGCCGGCAATGCCTTCAGCCAGCTGAACAAGATTGCATCCTGCCGGTTTCGCCGGATTATCGGCACGGCTAATTCCACCAGGTGGGCCGCGCGGTTATAGTCCTGGGCTTCCAAGGCATGCCTGACCGCTTCTTCCATCAGGTCCCTGCGCTCGTACCATGCGCTGGCACGCTGATGAAGCAACGGCATCAATCCAGGCTGTTCGTTGAGCAGACGCGCCCGCAGCACGTCCGCGAAGAGGGAGTGGTAGCGATACCACTCCCGACGGTCATCCAACGGGACGATGAAAAGGTTGGCGCGCTCCAGTGACGTGAGCATCTCCGTCCCGTCACTGCGGCCCGTCACCGCATCACAGAGGGGCCCGTTGAAACGGTCGAGAACGGCTGTGAGCAACAGGAAACTGCGAACCGGATCGGGTTGATGCTCAAGTACCTCCTCGACGAGGTAGTCGACGATGTACCGGTCATTCCCGGCGAACCCGGCAATAAAACCGGCAACGTCCTCGCGGCCCTGGAGCGAGAGCGCTGCCAGCTGCAGCGCTGCTACCCACCCCTCAGTACGCTGCTCCAACGCCTCGACGTCTACGGCGGAAAGATCCAATCCTGCTACCTCATTGAGGTATGCGGTAGCCTCCTCGGACGTAAATCGCAGCTCCGCTGCACGCAGCTCGACAAGCTCGCCGCGCACCCGCCAACGGGACAAAGGGAGCTCGGGGTCCGCGCGCGTGCTGATCACAACGTGAACGTGGGACGGAAGGTGGTCAAGCATGAAGACCATCCCGTTGGCGACCTCGTGACTGTCAACGAGGTGGTAGTCATCGAGCACCAACCAGACATCACCCGGTGCCATGGCCAGATCGTTCAGCACCATGGTGAGCACGGACTCGGCCGAGACGACTGAAGAGGAGCAATGAGCTCCAATGCCAGACGGCCCGACACTGGGCACCGCCGTTTGCAACGCGGACACAACATAGGTCCAAAAAGACGCAGGGTCGTTATCAGCAGCGTCGAGCGAAACCCACGCAATACGACGGTGGTCCTCGTCCATTCCGCCGAGCCACTCGGCAAGGAGTGTTGTCTTTCCGAACCCGGCCGGAGCAGACACCAACGTCAATCGCGACTCAGTTCCCCCACGCAGGCGATCCAAGAGCCGCAGGCGCGTCACAACATGGCGACGCACTTTTGGGATGAACAGCTTCGTTGCGATCAGCGGACGTGCCATACGAACCCCGCTCCAAGCCTGTCCCTAACCTCCAGTGGTGGCCACGGATGGTCGATAAAGTTCCCTACAAAAAGGGAAGGACCGCCAGAGGAGCTGTGGTTCCGTGGACTGTTCTCGAAAAGCGACGCCCGGCGGACATCCATCAGGGCCACGGCCGCTGTTCTCCGCGTTCGTTGAAACGATCGACTTCACCCGCATCGTTTTCCAACCCCGTCCCAGCAGCGCTGGTCGTCGGGGCCACGCTTTTCGGGGCCGGCTTTGGGCTGCGCGGCGCAGCATTCTGGCCTTCAATCATCCACACATCACCGTTTATGTGGGGCGTGAGTTGAGCCCGGAGGGGGCTTGCACCGCAACGACACTCGGGTCTGACTGCGTGCAAGATCACCGATACAGCGTGCGGACGCACGTTTGACTGCTTCGTGCCGCCAGCGCAAATGGCTGCTGAAATACGTTGTCTGGGGTGTATGCCGGGGGACCAATCATCCATTGCCGGGCTGGCTTCAACAATTAGGCGCGAACGTAGCGCGCGATAGCCTCTGTGGCCTCCTGCATTTTGGCCCGTCCGGCCTCATCACCGAGCTGCGCTGCATCCAATACGCAGTGCTTCATGTGGTCATCCAGCAGTCCCAATGCGACGCCGCGCAATGCGGCTGTCATTGCTGAGACCTGGGTGAGGATGTCGATGCAGTACTGCTCCTCATCGACCATCCGGGCAATGCCTCGGACCTGACCCTCGATGCGCTTGAGGCGGGCAAGGTAGCGCTCTTTGTCAGTGATGTAGCCGTGGGTCGTGAGGCATTGCTCGTCGACGTTGGAGGCGGCAGGCCGTTTGGTGGTGGGTGTAGTCATAATTTTCCTTGGGGTGAGGTGGTTGAGGGGGATCCTGCGGCCCCACGGGTTGCCGTGTCCTGCAGAATTTGGGCGGTGACATCGGCCGCGCACCGAAGCAGGCAGCCCGCTGCCCAAGCGATCACTTTACTTATGGGGGCGTTGCGCTGGCTGACGCTGAAGATGATATTGCCACGGGACTTCACTCGGCATCCCTCCTGGCTCACCTACTTATATACCCCCTAAGGGTATCGTACTCCAATAGCAAGCTCAAGCCCCCGCGTTGACTCGTAGAAAACCTCCGCGTAGCCGGATACGTTGCCTCAATTGAAAACCTCCGCGTAGCGGCGTGGTTTCCGGCCGGGGCGGCGGATGGGGGTTATGCCCGTTTTCATGGAGCTAACGATGGACCAGCGGCAAGCTGTGACAAAGAAGAAAGCCCTCGCCTATAAGAGCGCCGATCGTGCAGGGAAATCCCGGATCCTGAACGAGCTGGTCGAACTGACCGGTTGGCACCGCGACTATGCCA harbors:
- a CDS encoding metal-sensitive transcriptional regulator, with amino-acid sequence MTTPTTKRPAASNVDEQCLTTHGYITDKERYLARLKRIEGQVRGIARMVDEEQYCIDILTQVSAMTAALRGVALGLLDDHMKHCVLDAAQLGDEAGRAKMQEATEAIARYVRA
- a CDS encoding LuxR C-terminal-related transcriptional regulator, with amino-acid sequence MAPGDVWLVLDDYHLVDSHEVANGMVFMLDHLPSHVHVVISTRADPELPLSRWRVRGELVELRAAELRFTSEEATAYLNEVAGLDLSAVDVEALEQRTEGWVAALQLAALSLQGREDVAGFIAGFAGNDRYIVDYLVEEVLEHQPDPVRSFLLLTAVLDRFNGPLCDAVTGRSDGTEMLTSLERANLFIVPLDDRREWYRYHSLFADVLRARLLNEQPGLMPLLHQRASAWYERRDLMEEAVRHALEAQDYNRAAHLVELAVPIIRRNRQDAILFSWLKALPADAVRSSPVLSVFYGFMLMVSGDLHGVEPRFADAERAMAAIPSGAAPPWAVTEELRTLPATIAVYRASLAQARGDAADTSEHAQHALALAGPGDHLARGAAEGFLGLAAWANGELSSALHTFTQAVASLRASGNHIDALSSTVVLGDMWLVAGLPGKARRLYQDALQLAEAQGEPVARATAELHVGLGDIDREAGDLAAATRHLTTAGEFFERAPMTESRYRWLVARALIARAEGSLDQATDLLDQAEQIYRPGFFPEVRPIGAMRARIWIVQGKTSEAAEWAQARGVSVTDKVRYLSEFDHLTLVRLLLAQNLEHPDRGASGQADRLLGRLLASAETSGRAGSMVEIRMLQALSQALQGHRGRARGILGRAFEEAPEPAGYAGLFIAEGAPMLKLLRDAADHGIAEDHPQRLLDLAAPPKAQAFLQGYRLTSSAGEKLSGRELQVLRLLDSELSGPEIAQALFISLNTLRTHTRHIFTKLAVTTRQAAVRQARDRGLT